Proteins from one Mycoplasma sp. Pen4 genomic window:
- a CDS encoding Mbov_0398 family ICE element protein, translating into MEKELKNELETSSKMSETILNDAIKIEKAKKKVETKKKRKKTSLSTTVRFYNASDIVRLKQLQIELKKKGETLSNFISEAAINAVDEIDKEALLKTFKNDMFYSFRKAFYASLVPFSKSITQQVFINQDKLTIIESKLDLILDALTGKEITSDAIQNINNKVNELKELREQLEKNDSKAIKQVETRYQKFVEYDNSQSSDTETYRDEVDDEIIEFE; encoded by the coding sequence ATGGAAAAAGAATTAAAAAATGAACTTGAGACAAGTTCGAAAATGAGCGAAACAATTCTTAATGACGCTATTAAAATTGAAAAAGCGAAAAAGAAGGTAGAAACTAAAAAGAAACGTAAGAAAACAAGTTTATCAACAACAGTTCGTTTCTATAATGCAAGTGATATTGTAAGACTTAAACAATTACAAATTGAACTTAAAAAGAAAGGTGAAACACTTTCTAACTTTATTTCCGAAGCTGCAATTAATGCGGTTGATGAAATAGATAAAGAAGCATTGTTAAAGACTTTTAAAAATGATATGTTTTACTCATTTAGAAAAGCATTTTATGCTTCATTGGTGCCTTTTTCCAAAAGTATTACACAACAAGTGTTTATCAATCAAGATAAACTAACGATTATTGAATCGAAACTAGACTTGATTTTAGATGCATTAACAGGTAAAGAAATTACATCAGATGCAATTCAAAATATCAATAACAAAGTTAATGAACTAAAAGAATTAAGAGAACAATTAGAAAAAAACGATAGCAAAGCAATCAAACAAGTAGAAACTAGATATCAAAAGTTTGTTGAATATGATAATAGTCAATCTAGTGATACCGAAACTTATAGAGACGAGGTAGACGATGAAATTATTGAATTTGAATAA